Proteins found in one Desulfovibrio sp. genomic segment:
- a CDS encoding phosphoglycerate kinase has product MPIKKMQDLDLTGKTVVIREDLNVPMKDGQVSNDKRIRASVPTITTALEKGAGVVLLSHLGRPTEGQYEEQFSLKPVAARLSELLGKPVALAATLEEAKAAPGTVTLLENVRFLKGEKKNDPALAAQLAALGDVYVMDAFGAAHRAHASTEGAVRVAKVACAGPLLQAELDAFAKVLNNPARPLAAIIGGSKVSTKLALLENLLEKVDVLIVGGGIANTFLAAAGYMVGKSLYEEDLVTDAKRIMEQAKNLNRELPLPVDVVTAEELAPGQAATTRAVGDVPADQMILDVGRDTIAQYKKLLSKVATVVWNGPVGAFETDPFGEGTKELAHYLADSKAFVVVGGGDSVAAVEKYGLSEKMGYISTGGGASLELLEGKVLPSVAALEDRG; this is encoded by the coding sequence ATGCCCATCAAAAAAATGCAGGATCTGGACCTGACCGGCAAAACCGTTGTGATTCGCGAAGACCTGAACGTGCCCATGAAGGACGGACAGGTATCCAACGACAAGCGCATCCGCGCTTCGGTGCCCACCATTACCACGGCCCTTGAAAAAGGCGCGGGCGTGGTGCTGCTTTCGCATCTGGGCCGCCCCACAGAAGGGCAGTATGAAGAGCAGTTCTCCCTCAAGCCCGTGGCCGCCCGCCTTTCCGAGCTGCTGGGCAAACCTGTTGCCCTCGCCGCCACGCTGGAAGAAGCCAAGGCTGCTCCCGGCACCGTGACCCTGCTTGAGAACGTGCGTTTTCTCAAGGGCGAGAAAAAGAACGACCCCGCTCTGGCCGCGCAGCTTGCCGCCCTGGGTGATGTATATGTGATGGACGCCTTTGGGGCGGCCCACCGCGCGCATGCCTCCACCGAGGGTGCGGTGCGCGTTGCCAAGGTTGCCTGCGCCGGGCCGCTGCTCCAGGCGGAGCTGGATGCCTTTGCCAAGGTGCTGAACAATCCCGCCCGTCCGCTTGCTGCCATTATCGGCGGTTCCAAGGTGTCCACCAAGCTGGCCCTGCTGGAAAATCTGCTGGAAAAAGTGGACGTGCTTATCGTGGGCGGCGGCATTGCCAATACCTTTCTTGCGGCTGCCGGGTATATGGTCGGCAAGTCTCTGTACGAGGAAGATCTGGTGACGGACGCCAAGCGCATCATGGAGCAGGCCAAAAATCTTAACAGAGAACTGCCCCTGCCCGTGGATGTTGTGACCGCCGAGGAACTGGCCCCCGGTCAGGCGGCTACCACCCGCGCCGTGGGCGACGTGCCCGCCGACCAGATGATTCTGGACGTAGGCCGAGACACGATTGCGCAGTACAAAAAGTTGCTGTCCAAGGTTGCCACTGTGGTGTGGAACGGCCCTGTGGGCGCGTTTGAAACTGATCCCTTTGGCGAAGGCACCAAGGAACTGGCGCACTATCTTGCTGATTCCAAGGCCTTTGTGGTGGTGGGCGGCGGTGATTCCGTGGCTGCGGTGGAAAAGTACGGCCTGTCCGAAAAAATGGGCTATATCTCCACTGGCGGCGGCGCATCGCTGGAACTGCTGGAAGGCAAGGTGTTGCCTTCTGTGGCGGCGCTGGAAGACAGAGGCTAG
- the tkt gene encoding transketolase, translating to MPTRRQCANAIRALAMDAIEKARSGHPGAPLGMADMAEALWRHGFKHNPSNPRWFDRDRFVLSNGHASMLLYALLHLTGYDLPMEELRNFRQWGAKTAGHPEYEPDLGIEMTTGPLGQGISSAVGMALAESMLAARYNTPEHTVVDHHTYVFTGDGCLMEGVSHEACSLAGTWGLGKLIALYDSNGISIDGKIDGWFNEDVAARFRAYHWQVIGPINGHDAAALDAAIAEAKADHSRPSLIICRTHIGFGSPKADSASCHGSPLGDDGIAATRAALGWTEEPFTVPQELYSAWDAREKGKAAEAAWEHTYAAYAKANPELAAEFTRRMRGELPEDWAAIARGMIEEAVSKAETTATRVASKKTLECLVPRLPELVGGSADLTGSVGTLTSASEHMDVQTHKGNYVSYGVREFGMSAIMNGFALHGGFIPYAGTFMSFADQAKNALRLAAIMGIRAVWVLTHDSIGVGEDGPTHQPVEQLGMLRLMPNFNLWRPCDTVETAVAWRSALESVHTPTGLSLSRQNLPFCQRDAAQVEAIARGGYVLRDCEGTPEIILIATGSEVSLALEAADQLTADGRKARVVSMPCAEIFDAQDAAYKESVLPRGVRARIAIEAAAADYWRKYVGLDGAVVGMERFGASAPAKIVFERLGFTVAHVLEVAEGLFRQLGK from the coding sequence ATGCCCACCCGCAGACAGTGCGCCAATGCCATCCGCGCCCTTGCCATGGACGCCATTGAAAAAGCCCGCTCCGGTCACCCCGGCGCACCTCTGGGCATGGCCGACATGGCCGAAGCCCTGTGGCGTCACGGTTTCAAGCACAATCCGAGCAATCCCCGCTGGTTTGACCGCGACCGCTTTGTGCTTTCCAACGGTCATGCCTCCATGCTGCTCTATGCCTTGCTGCACCTCACGGGCTATGATCTGCCCATGGAGGAACTGCGCAACTTCCGCCAGTGGGGGGCCAAAACCGCAGGGCACCCTGAATACGAGCCTGATCTGGGCATTGAAATGACCACCGGCCCGTTGGGGCAGGGCATTTCTTCCGCCGTGGGCATGGCGCTGGCCGAAAGCATGCTGGCCGCCCGCTACAACACGCCCGAGCACACGGTTGTGGATCACCACACCTATGTGTTCACGGGCGACGGCTGCCTCATGGAAGGCGTTTCGCACGAGGCCTGCTCTCTGGCTGGCACCTGGGGCCTGGGCAAGCTCATAGCCCTTTATGACTCCAACGGTATTTCCATTGACGGCAAGATTGACGGCTGGTTCAACGAAGACGTGGCGGCTCGCTTCCGCGCCTACCACTGGCAGGTCATCGGCCCCATCAACGGGCACGACGCCGCCGCTCTGGACGCCGCCATTGCCGAAGCCAAGGCCGACCACAGCCGTCCCAGCCTGATCATCTGCCGCACCCACATTGGTTTTGGTTCGCCCAAGGCCGATTCCGCATCCTGCCACGGCTCGCCCCTTGGCGACGATGGCATTGCAGCCACCCGCGCGGCTCTGGGCTGGACCGAAGAGCCCTTTACCGTGCCGCAGGAACTGTATTCCGCATGGGACGCGCGTGAAAAGGGCAAGGCTGCCGAGGCCGCCTGGGAGCATACCTATGCCGCCTACGCCAAGGCCAATCCCGAGCTTGCCGCAGAATTTACCCGCCGTATGCGCGGCGAACTGCCCGAAGACTGGGCCGCCATTGCGCGTGGCATGATTGAAGAAGCCGTGAGCAAGGCCGAAACAACGGCAACGCGCGTGGCCTCCAAGAAAACCCTTGAATGCCTCGTGCCCCGCCTGCCCGAACTTGTGGGCGGCTCAGCCGACCTCACCGGCTCCGTGGGTACGTTGACCAGCGCCTCCGAGCATATGGACGTGCAGACCCACAAGGGCAACTATGTTTCCTACGGCGTGCGCGAATTCGGTATGAGCGCCATCATGAACGGCTTTGCCCTGCACGGCGGGTTCATCCCCTACGCGGGCACGTTCATGTCCTTTGCCGATCAGGCCAAGAACGCCCTGCGGCTGGCTGCCATCATGGGCATCCGCGCCGTGTGGGTGCTGACGCACGACTCCATCGGCGTGGGCGAAGACGGCCCCACCCACCAGCCTGTGGAACAGCTCGGCATGCTGCGCCTTATGCCCAATTTCAATCTGTGGCGTCCCTGCGACACGGTGGAAACCGCCGTGGCCTGGCGTAGCGCCCTTGAAAGCGTCCACACGCCCACCGGGCTTTCGCTCTCGCGCCAGAATCTGCCTTTCTGCCAGCGCGATGCCGCCCAGGTGGAAGCCATCGCACGCGGCGGCTATGTGCTGCGCGACTGCGAAGGCACGCCCGAGATCATCCTTATAGCCACTGGTTCCGAAGTGTCGCTTGCCCTTGAAGCCGCTGATCAGCTGACCGCCGATGGCCGCAAGGCCCGCGTAGTCTCCATGCCCTGCGCAGAGATTTTTGACGCGCAGGACGCGGCCTACAAGGAAAGCGTATTGCCCCGTGGCGTGCGCGCCCGCATTGCCATTGAAGCCGCCGCTGCGGATTACTGGCGCAAGTATGTGGGCCTGGACGGCGCGGTGGTCGGTATGGAGCGTTTTGGCGCTTCCGCCCCTGCCAAGATCGTTTTTGAGCGTCTGGGCTTTACCGTGGCGCATGTGCTGGAAGTGGCGGAAGGCCTTTTCCGGCAGCTTGGGAAGTAA
- a CDS encoding LysR family transcriptional regulator, which produces MEIPADTRSITLEHMRAFIAVAHSRSFQKAGEQLCRSQSAVTQSVKRLEAHLNCTLVERGNGHTFGLTTAGQRILPELEDILLRFDAVLRAARQPELRGRITVGIPPSFSTVELQAAVARLLALNPDLQIGVISAMSADIDRMLADGSLDVALINQYRFDSSHAPEGIFEVLAQQPLHWASGGYMELAPTVPVPLATYSEGSPWRSATLEALNTAGRSYDFAYVSASYESLCSSVLAGFGITALPDWDMDGRFVILDGTCGLPPLPQVRTVLKTAATSPVLRQFCDFIMQLPFFKNLRPQA; this is translated from the coding sequence ATGGAAATCCCGGCAGACACGCGCAGTATCACCCTTGAACATATGCGGGCTTTTATTGCCGTGGCCCACAGCCGCAGCTTTCAAAAAGCCGGGGAGCAGCTTTGCCGCAGCCAGTCGGCGGTGACGCAGTCTGTCAAAAGGCTGGAGGCGCACCTCAACTGCACGTTGGTGGAGAGAGGCAACGGGCATACCTTTGGCCTCACCACAGCGGGGCAGCGCATCTTGCCGGAACTGGAGGATATTCTGCTGCGCTTTGACGCGGTGCTGCGCGCAGCCCGGCAACCTGAATTGCGGGGGCGCATCACGGTAGGGATTCCGCCAAGTTTCAGCACGGTAGAATTGCAGGCTGCCGTGGCCCGCCTGCTGGCCCTGAACCCTGACCTTCAGATCGGCGTCATTTCGGCCATGTCTGCGGATATTGACCGCATGCTGGCGGACGGCAGCCTGGACGTGGCCCTGATCAACCAATACCGCTTTGACAGCAGCCACGCGCCCGAGGGCATATTCGAGGTATTGGCGCAGCAGCCTCTGCACTGGGCAAGCGGCGGGTACATGGAGCTTGCGCCGACCGTGCCCGTGCCGCTGGCTACCTACAGCGAGGGCAGCCCCTGGCGCTCCGCCACGCTGGAAGCCCTCAATACCGCAGGCAGAAGCTATGATTTTGCCTATGTGAGCGCCTCGTACGAAAGCCTGTGCAGCTCGGTGCTGGCGGGTTTTGGCATAACCGCCCTGCCCGATTGGGATATGGACGGACGCTTTGTCATCCTTGACGGCACGTGCGGCCTGCCGCCTCTGCCGCAGGTGCGAACAGTGCTTAAAACAGCCGCGACCAGCCCGGTGCTGCGGCAGTTTTGCGACTTCATCATGCAACTGCCATTTTTTAAAAACCTGCGCCCTCAAGCCTGA